The following is a genomic window from Anopheles aquasalis chromosome 3, idAnoAquaMG_Q_19, whole genome shotgun sequence.
GATGAACAACACCGGCGCTAGTTAAGCAAATACGACAGTATTTGGTCAGCATCTTTTGGCTGTGGATGGGCACTTTCTTATCGTCAATATGTTCACGAATTACGAGTAAAACTGCGAATATCTATTCCACAAAAAGAGTTTCTGAATGTTTTACGTTGGATCTTTTCGGTTCTAGTTTCTCGCCGAAAACGGAAGCTGCattgtttacaaacattcGTTTGACAACGACCCAAGCCTTCCCAAGATGACTATAGTTAAGGTGCTTCGTTGTTTGAAATTCAACTTAATGGATTATTTATTCACAATTGCGCGTATCGTTTGCACagattatttacattttcaagAGTTTATTTCACATAGTTTGTATTAAATGTTCCACACAAGATCCCTGATAACAGATACTGCAACGAGGCAGAAACAAAGTTTATAAGCGAACAATAGAAGGATGTTATTTGTCAAGCCAACAACTCTCGAGATCGCGGATAAGTAAATGCAGTTAGTATTTCTATCCTATATTATCAGTTAGATAAACACAATGATTACGCTTAAACACTTGATATGTGTTAAGAGAGTAAATGGATCTATTTATTTGGggtaaattgaattcttgttaACTTTAACATTATGAACTACTTGGAAACTGGTTATTAGCGTTATCCCTACTTAAAGCTGTCGTTTCTTTCCGACGTCGCATTTTCAATAGATCCATAATGGTAAACCGAAACTTTCCAAAGTCTGTGAGGATTTCGTTGTAGAACTTTTCACCGTTTCTGTAATGTACTTCGTAATGGATTCGAAGCTCCTTTATCTTTGGGAAACCTGCATCACACAGATGGCACAGATAGATATTTTCGTTACCAACGTGGTGCTTGGCAACATGTTCAACCAAATCACCGCCGCAACCATAAACACGATTGCAATACACGCAGCTGTATGGTCTCAGTCCCGTGTGGGTGTTCATGTGAGTTTTAAGCATAGAAGGAATGGCAAATCTAGACGGATAAAAAGTAACGTGTAaatgaaaagtttaaattacATAACTACAACAATTCAACCATACCTGCGACCACAAATGTTGCAAGGGAGCAACTTTTCTAATCCACCTAAAATTATCATTTAAAGACATGATATAATACAAATATTACAAAAAGTGGTTTTATTTTAGTTTCATTACCTCCGTGAACAGCACGCTGGTGGTAATTCAGATTACGCTTGGATGACAGGTTCGCTCCACATATATCGCAGCAATGTCGCCTATCCTTCTTGTGAATATATTCATGGCTGTTCATCGCAGCTTAAAAGGCAATAACGATTGTTTATTAAGTGGATTCATGATTGCTTACAACAATTAAATCTATACTCACTTTGTGTAGAGAATCGCAGGGGGCAGAACTGACACGCCCAAGTGCCTTCTGGCATATGAGATTGCATGTGTCTCTTGTGCTTTCCCTGTGAATCTAACTTTTCACCACATATCCAACATAAGGTAGAGGAATCAAAAGCACATTCATGAACATGAAGAGCGGTTGCATGTTTAAAACCTTTGTTGcacattttacaaaaaatatgaaatcctGCTCTATGGTATTTAAGATGTTTCTCAAGTGTTTTGATGTCCAAAAATACATCCCGACATGATTCACAACTAAATATCTGTGAGGAAAATATTTCAGTAAAAACATTTTCACCTTCTTCCGAACTATCCGAACTAACTGTTACTGTAACCGCGCTTTGATTCACAGCATTTTCCCGTTGATGATCTTCATATTCTTGATGTGGTCTGGCATGCAAGCTATCCTCTGTGTCATCCAAATACTCCATGCTTCCCTCAAACTCATCCAAATGCTCTTCTTCGATTGGAATAATATTGTTCGGCGCCACACAATCCATTTCTACGGATAGTTCAACAATTTCATGGCTGTAATAACCAGCAGCttcgtttttaatttcaattgcTTCTTCATTCTGTGATTGTAGAATGAtatcttttccttccccacACTGTTCTTGTTGTGTGCTAAACAAAAGTCTTGCGTTGTTTTGCTCCTCTTCTGCGATCCTTTCTTCCGACACACGAATTAGTTCTTCCTCCTCTATTGATAAAGATGACGTATTATCTTCTGCGTCACTTGTA
Proteins encoded in this region:
- the LOC126576235 gene encoding oocyte zinc finger protein XlCOF22-like isoform X5, with the protein product MLTKYCRICLTSVGVVHQLDEVVHKSLSLYEMLCKMYPEAFTENNDAQWPTKACDICKQAILDAYGLYVVCMSTLDILRKRLKSKPHESNQSSAEMSFSDQSFIVAENETIDFNDHVKNTSDAEDNTSSLSIEEEELIRVSEERIAEEEQNNARLLFSTQQEQCGEGKDIILQSQNEEAIEIKNEAAGYYSHEIVELSVEMDCVAPNNIIPIEEEHLDEFEGSMEYLDDTEDSLHARPHQEYEDHQRENAVNQSAVTVTVSSDSSEEGENVFTEIFSSQIFSCESCRDVFLDIKTLEKHLKYHRAGFHIFCKMCNKGFKHATALHVHECAFDSSTLCWICGEKLDSQGKHKRHMQSHMPEGTWACQFCPLRFSTQTAMNSHEYIHKKDRRHCCDICGANLSSKRNLNYHQRAVHGGGLEKLLPCNICGRRFAIPSMLKTHMNTHTGLRPYSCVYCNRVYGCGGDLVEHVAKHHVGNENIYLCHLCDAGFPKIKELRIHYEVHYRNGEKFYNEILTDFGKFRFTIMDLLKMRRRKETTALSRDNANNQFPSSS
- the LOC126576235 gene encoding myoneurin-like isoform X6, translating into MLTKYCRICLTSVGVVHQLDEVVHKSLSLYEMLCKMYPEAFTENNDAQWPTKACDICKQAILDAYGLYVVCMSTLDILRKRLKSKPHESNQSSAEMSFSDQSFIVAENETIDFNDHVKNTSDAEDNTSSLSIEEEELIRVSEERIAEEEQNNARLLFSTQQEQCGEGKDIILQSQNEEAIEIKNEAAGYYSHEIVELSVEMDCVAPNNIIPIEEEHLDEFEGSMEYLDDTEDSLHARPHQEYEDHQRENAVNQSAVTVTVSSDSSEEGENVFTEIFSSQIFSCESCRDVFLDIKTLEKHLKYHRAGFHIFCKMCNKGFKHATALHVHECAFDSSTLCWICGEKLDSQGKHKRHMQSHMPEGTWACQFCPLRFSTQTAMNSHEYIHKKDRRHCCDICGANLSSKRNLNYHQRAVHGGGLEKLLPCNICGRRFAIPSVLKRHMNSHTGLRPYSCVYCNRVYGSCGDLVEHVAKHHVGNENIYLCHLCDADFPKIRELRDHYEVHSRKGEKFYNEILTDFGKFRFTTMDLLKMRHHKETVKSASIV
- the LOC126576235 gene encoding myoneurin-like isoform X7 — encoded protein: MLTKYCRICLTSVGVVHQLDEVVHKSLSLYEMLCKMYPEAFTENNDAQWPTKACDICKQAILDAYGLYVVCMSTLDILRKRLKSKPHESNQSSAEMSFSDQSFIVAENETIDFNDHVKNTSDAEDNTSSLSIEEEELIRVSEERIAEEEQNNARLLFSTQQEQCGEGKDIILQSQNEEAIEIKNEAAGYYSHEIVELSVEMDCVAPNNIIPIEEEHLDEFEGSMEYLDDTEDSLHARPHQEYEDHQRENAVNQSAVTVTVSSDSSEEGENVFTEIFSSQIFSCESCRDVFLDIKTLEKHLKYHRAGFHIFCKMCNKGFKHATALHVHECAFDSSTLCWICGEKLDSQGKHKRHMQSHMPEGTWACQFCPLRFSTQTAMNSHEYIHKKDRRHCCDICGANLSSKRNLNYHQRAVHGGGLEKLLPCNICGRRFAIPSVLKRHMNSHTGLRPYSCVYCNRVYGSCGDLVEHVAKHHVGNENIYLCHLCDADFPKIRELRDHYEVHSRKGEKFYNEILTDFGKFRFTTMDLLKMRHHKETVKSASIV